aatggatgaaGGCTAAGTACGTGGGGAATGAGATAGAAGAGGGAAGAATTCTGAAAGATGGAATGAATATGATGGACAAGACATTACTGGTTAAAGGTGCTCGGATTTCTTATAGTCTCTGGGAAGTTGATGGTGAGTACTACTGTTTTCTTgaattatcttatttatttatttatttatttattattatgatGAAGGTGATGAAGGATCAATTCAGCAAATTCCTCTGGCTTGCAAGGATTCTGTAGCAATTTTAATCATGTTTGATCTCACAAGTCGGCTCACATTAAATaggtttgtttgtttgtttgtttttaattatctatttttcctcttattaatttgataattttttgaTGATTAAATCTAGTTATTTGGGGTTTTTGTTTATGATTTGCAGTGTCATTAAGTGGTACCAAGAGGCAAGGAAATGGAACCAGGTAACTAAAACTCTCCTCTTCTTTCCTTCAAATATTTGAACTGATTAAtagttatatttaaatattttaattttaaattaaatattgtaaattatatttaacttttaaaatcaattttaaaCAATGAATCAATATAGAAATGAAAAACAATGTTGAATTTATCAAATTAGCATAGATTTAGCATTCTAGATggacaaaaattaatttttttttaaaattaattttgagggttaaatataatttttatcaattttaaagtttaaaatatttaatttaaaattaaaacatttgaatataattattactcacaaaaatttgattttttttaattaaatgacTTTTTTTAGTAAATATAAATATGCAGTtccaattatatttaatttgtttggatttgTTGATTTTGTAGACTGCAATTCCAATTATAATAGGAACCAAATTTGATGATTTCATTCAACTTCCTATAGATCTGCAATGGGCAATTGCAAGTCAGGTAGCCTTCACAATTTGATCTTTTCTCATTTCTCAGTCTATTGAATAATTATTCatgcattttatttatttatttattatttttatttttaaaattatataaaaatccaTCTTGCCCTGAAAATAAGTTGAAAAAGCCAAAAAGTCATGCAAAAATTGATCACATGTTATAGAATATAGACAAATAAATAAACAATATTGAAATTTGGGACAAGAAATCATGTGGTGCTTGTTATCTATCAATTATGACGTATGAAGTTGGAtaatgattgaggagacatagtTGCCCACTTTCAATGCCTTCAACTTGTTGAGCTTTTCCATCTAGCTTCTATTATTTGTGTGTTATTAAtttatgtatatatttttttaatttaaatatattaaaaatttatgtttaattaaattttactatgatggaataaattaatattttgtcCCATCCGATACAACCGTTGCAATAAGGGCAAAATATGGCAGACCTCTAAACAATAACCAGAATGCTTTAATACTCCATCTAAGTGTTTATTAAGGCTTTTTATGgtttcctttaaaataaattatttatagcaaaaatttaatttaattttatataattatatttatttttttttattttttcaatattttttatattaaaaaaataattttttattttaaatataaaaatcaatgcagAAACGACTTGCAAAATTCTAGTTTTCAAAATATAGAGTAAATTGTGTAAGAAAGGATTGTTTTATAGTGATTCAGTTTATGGGCAAATTGATGGTTGTCAACAAATTTAATGGAAACCATACTATTTTTCATTCTTTATTAGTAGGAAGCATGAATATTAGATAACTAGGTCTTTGTCCATGTGtcgatataattattattaatatattatttaattgaataaaGTTATAATTATATAGCATTTctcttatatatttaatttatttgaaatgttttaagaaatatttataaaagaaattgtgaaaatataaagaaaacaaatataaaaaaatataaattaaaaatgaatataaaaaaataaagagtaagatgtcaataaaatatataaataaattttataagatGAAGTTTACCTTAGACTATTTTTGCAAATTGTTATTCATCTTCTAATTTCTTAGTTACTAAAATATTATTTGGTgggtttaaaagaaaattttgattaGAAATTGGAAGTGGCTAGTTTGATTTTGATGTGTGATATTAATATAATAGTTTATAATTATGACTTTTAATATTCctagtattaattaaattataattattatcataaatttttttattataaaaatacatggttttataattataatagacAATAAAAAGGTagctttagtttaaataatttataattaggaCTCTTAGTTTTTtagtattaattaaattgtaattattatcatattttttttaattaaatactaTTTACATGTGTAATTAATTGATGTTGTAAAATTTTCAGGAAATAGGGTtaaatgaataaattaaaaaaaaaatctaacagaGCACCACTTATTATCACATTTTGACTAAGTTTATTTTAAGGCCAGCTTCATTATATATATTGACATAAATTTGTGCCCATAAATTACCATAATCTAATTGTAACAGAATTGCTATAAATTTCATTTATCAAGACTTCTTTTGCAGCCTTTTACACATTTTAGGACTTGTTTGGATTAGCAATTGCAATTAATTATTTATGGTTAGCATTCCATAATAATGAGATGTTGGTAATTATTGAATTCTTTGTAAAGCTGCTTCAAAAGTGACTTGAAATTTGAACAGGCAAGAGCTTATGCCAAGGCCCTGAATGCAACACTCTTCTTTTCAAGTGCAACATACAACATTAATGTAAACAAGATCTTCAAATTCATAACAGCAAAGCTCTTTGACTTGCCATGGAAACCCGAGAGAAATCTCACAATTGGAGAGCCTATTATTGATTTCTAAAGAGGAAGACTTACTATTTACTAAAATAGCAAAAAGCCTCTCTTGCACACTCCAATTTTAGTTAAGTAAACCACAGTCAACCGCTCACTGGgattattaattttcttttagtCCGGTGATTTTGCGAGTTGTTTACTTTGAAACTCTGTTTAGAGAGAAATCGTATGGTTACACTGTAATTTCATGTAGGATAAATACATGAAATGACAAGTCAATAAATTAAACATATGGACAAATAAAATCATTTTCTGAAAAAattgttttgttatttttattttaagagTTCACTACTATATTCATAGGACTCACTTTCATatacatattttatatttattggtTTATTATTCTATATAGATAATCATCATTTTAGCATATAAATTTCCAGACCTTGTTTAGAATTTTCCAAACCTCATTTCCTTATCAAATTGATGGGTGTAATGATAACATATCATTTAGGTATTGCTTGGTTTAAATGCATTttgtaaaatttaattgaatttcataTGTTATATATTTAgcttgtaaaaattttaaaattgaactCCAAGAATTAAATTTCATACAATtagttataattaaaatcaattcaCGTCAAATATAAAGAAATTTGCAATAAATTCTACAAAtcttctctatctctctctctctctctctctctctctctctctctcactatgCATTTAAGCAATACTTGACAGAGCataatataatgtaatgtaattaattatgcaatgaaattaaaattgtaatgtaatATAATGTAATTATCATTACATTATGTTTGGTTGTAAAATAAAACCAtaagtaatataatataataataatttttattttaatatttaatttattttagatataaataataaatagtaACGGTTATAGTGATTGGTGGTCAAGTTTTAGTGGTAActaagtggtggtggtggtggcaaggTGAGGGTAGAGGTGGTGGTAATGGGGAGGTGATGGTGGCGGTGGCGGTGTCAGTAGTTAAATTGTCACGCCCATCCTTCGCAACTAAGGCAAGTGTAATCGAAAAATTGATTGAGTTTCATCAAAGCCgttaattaattaactataaaatacctactataaaaataattttctccaaaaattaataaaaagaataTCATAACTAATAAATGTTAAAGCAATTACCTACTATAAAGCAATTAACTATGCCAATACACAATACTAGTGTTATGTCCAAACCATCTTTCTTAGAAAGACATAATTGaacatttaatatatatatatatatgtgtgtgtgtttgCACATGCCAACCATCTTTCTTAGAAAGGCATAACTTGAACATTCAATGTATGCGTGTGCACTTTCTTAGAAAGACATAACTTGAACATTTAATGTATGTGTGTGCACGTGCTTTCTTAGAAAGACATAATTTGAACATTTAATGCGTGTGTGTATGACTGCACCTGAAAACTGCCTACCTAACTCCACTTTAAAATGGAGGATCAAATTTGCGTAGCTCTTAAATTATGTAACAAAAAGTTCAGTAGAGTTTCCCCTAAAAGTATACATTTCTTCTCTGTTAACAATCAAATAACTCAACAAGCACAAATGTTCATCATTCATGATCAACCATTATTTTAGCTATACACACACACATACGTATACATATACGTATAttccatgattaacattattgcCAAAACCATAATCCATTACTAAAAATTTTACCATGTACTTCTTTTGTTAAGCTTCACCCTTAACCTATTCTTGTTTTTTTATCCCACTTTAGCAATTAATTTCTTTATATGTAATatcacatttttttttaaatgtccaTAATATCATCAAGACAAAAATAGTATTTATAATAATTAGAATTATAAATTAACATTCAATTAACTAAACCAAATCAAAGTAAACATGGTTTTCAATATACAAAATGATCTCTAGCAACTTTAAACATTCATAAGCATAATCTAGCCTAAATATTtgtaaaatatcattaataatccCAAATTCTTTTAGGGGATCCTAATCCACATATAAACATCATTTATAACTGATATAGATCAAAACTACAcaatttaaaatcataatttgCAAAGTTCCACATGAAAAGTAACtaattttcatcaaaataatttatagagCTCAATCTACATAAAATTTCACCATACTCCAAGAATTAAAGTTGTTAAAGATAATTTTTaggaatttttaaaaatataagaactTATTTATGGGTGGGTCTTATCGCCGCCACTCAAGGTAGCGCATGGAACCCACGGGTGCCTGCCGAAGTTGTGGCCGGCATTAGACCTCGACCACATATGTGCCTTGACCTCCTAAATTTGTTAGTGCCCACCACGCACCCAAACAAGCTCTAGTTTGTCCATATCAAAAATTTTCCTAATTCATTTCTCTAAACATAGTATCTATGGAAAGCTTAAAGGATGAGGATGAAGATGGTATCCTTTATCATTGCCATCGTTCAACTATTTGGTTAGAAAAAGTGAATTTCAGTTCGATTCCATGGTTTTCTCTCTCTAAAAACTTGATTTCTCTCTCTAATAACAAGTTCAGCATTTAAGACTTCAAGGAGGATGATTTGATGGCTAGAACATCAAATTATAGCTACTAAAAATTTTGGGGGAGAAGTCATGGTAATATTCATTCTCCccttctcctcttcttctcccccccttttcttccttcctttccctctttctttcttttttctccatttttcctctctctctctctgatgtAAGATCAAAGGCAAATCCAATGGACCATGCACAAGAGGAGGTTCGGTCAACCCATTATAAAGTTTTGAATGATTTTCTAATGATAAATAATGGACCAATCACAAGAGCCAAGCTGAAACAATTGAATGCCCAAGTTTAAATGTATGCACAAAACCATGTTACATGCCAATTTTGGTCAAATTCAACTAAGGGCTTAAAGGACCAGCAAACATGGATGGATGAAGGCACAAACCAGCCcaagttaattaatttaattgagctGTGTGGGCCTAATATATAGGCAAGTTTGTTGGTGGGCCAATGGACAAAGACTTGCAATGTGTTGGTGGGCCAATGGACAAAGACTTGTAATCTAGTTAGGagtatttttctttaattatttcttGTTAAAGCCGAATCCCCTTAGGGAATTAATGTCAATTAGGACTCTTTAAGTTATGATTAGTTTTATAAGTTTCCTTAATCTTTAGGACTTTGTTCTGGTTGGTATGGCCTAACCAACTTAGATAGGAATTAttctatcattagaactctttgtaAATGGGGAAATCTGAATTTCTAACCCCTATAAATATGCTTAGTCGAACTCCATAAACAGCAGATTCGAGATTTGAGTTTTTCCTTTGATAAAATTTCAGATTAAAGTGAGTTAAtaactttctttaattttatgcTAAGGTAGTTAATTGTTTATTTAGGTTTTAATCTTAAGTTAGCAATTTCGCTTCCTAATTTATTTGTTCTCAATTGCTACTAAATTAGGGTTAAGGTTTAGAATACCTTAGAATCAATTAGGTTAAGCCAATTAAGATGAATTAACAAACCAATCAATTGCTTGAGGTGTAGAAGCAGGGGCAAGAATACCAAAGGCTGATTCAGCTATCTTGAGTAAAGATCTTGGGTTGGATCATCTTGGTATCAGAGTTTTGGCTCAAGACTCAAGTAATTACGTATCacttctaattttaatttttattcctttttcgaATTTATGCTATTCTCCTTGTGTTGCATTTTCTTATTATCTTGTGTGTGTGCAAATTGATCTCCATCAAttctttcaagtttttggtgttgcTTTTCATTAAGTTTCTGTTTTTGTTCTTGTTCTTGTTCTTTttatttagtttatatatatatcagataaaaaaaaatgaaaattcaaaGATCAAGTCTTGCAATCTGCGCATTCTTTGAAATTCAAGATTGTGCCAATTCTTGTGATTCAAATCAAGATTCATATATATTCTGACTTCTTTGAATTCAAGATTGTTTGTTTCATTGATTGTGCACATACATCAGATTATAATTAATGCACGATTTGTGATTAGGCATTGAATCAATTTGCAAATTGTTGTCCaattcttattctgattacatCAACACAAACCTGAACCAATTCACACACAATAAATTCATATCAACTCGAATTGTTTGGTTTtagtttaatttgattaattcgcATTAATTGGCATTGGTGAGTGTTCCTTGCATacaattttcttttcttgatttgcATCCCATACAACGAATTAAGTGATAAATTGGTTCTATCACTTAATATTTTAAAACTGAAATCTTGCATGCTTAATTCCTTCATCTAATTGTGCACATATCATTGTGTTCATTAATTCTTAAGTCTCGTAAATTTTAGGTTTTTTGCATTTGAATTTTTGTTTGTTAATTTAAGGTTAATTCTTGTGTGAGTAATTGATTACCAAACGTATAAAAACACAAAAGAAAGCTTGAGAGGTAAAAGGTTGAGTGGTGAGTTCAATTGAGGGTAAAAGCCAATTGAGTAAAACACGAGCGTATTACTTGTGAGGTTTTCTTTGTTTTATTTGTTCTAAATCAGAAATCATGGATACACAAGAGAGTGAAGCGGTGGCTCCAGATCTGAAACTATTCATGAAAGCCATGCAAATGCAAATGGAGCGAATAAATATGAAGTTTGATGTTGTTAATGAAAACTTAGAGACACCACAAGCGCAAATTTCAAATTTGCAAAGTGGGGCGCATAAAGGCATTTCCAATTCCAATCGACCAGCCACTCAAACTTTGGTAGATAGCTTAAGTGATGAAGAGCAGGATGTAGATGATAATGCTACTGTTGCTTTAAATAATGGGTGCAAGACCAAGTTTGATAAAGACAAAAATCTTGGCAGTATTAATTAGATTCCCACATTCAATGGGAAAAATgatcctgatgcatatgtagagtGGGAGAGGAAGGTGGAACTTATCTTTGAGTGCTACAATTACTCTGAAGAAAAGAAGGTGAAATTAGCTGCTGTGGAGTTTTGTGACTATGCCCTGGTTTGGTGGGATCAACTAATCACCACTAGAAGAAGAGCTGGACAAAGACCCATTAGAACATGGGAAAAGATGAAGAAAGTGATGAGAAAGCGTTTTGTACCCTCACATTATTATCGTGATTTACATGTTAAATTATAGGGTCTAACGCAAGGGAGCAAAAGCGTGGAGGAATATTTCAAGGAGATGAAAATCGCGATGATTCGAGCCAATGTAGAGGAAGATAGGGAGGCTACAATGGCGTGGTTTCTAACTGGAATGAATAGAGATATAGAAAACTTTGTGGAGCTGCATCATTATGTCGAATTGGAAGACATGCTTCACATGGCAATCAAGATGGAAAAATAACTCAAAAGGAAGGGGAAAACCACTACATCATATTCGGTCAACCAATCATGGAGATCGAATCAACATTTCAACAAATCAAAGGCTGAAACAACAAATAATAAGGCTGCCCCAACTCAAAAGGATGATAAAGCTAAAGCCTAAAGGAGTAACAATGATAAAAACAAAGACGTTTCTGTCAAAAATAGAAATATCAAATGTTTTAGGTGTTTGAGATTTGGGCATATTGCTTCTCAATGTCCAAATAAAAAAGGACTATGGTTGTGATTGATGGGGAAGTGCTAACTGAGAGTGAAGGGGAAAGTAGTGATGAGATGCCCCCTCTTGAAGATTGTAGTGATGTAAAAACACCTGCTAATATTGAGTTGCTTGTATCCCACAGGGTTTTGAATTCACAGGTtaaagatgatgatgatggtgtgtGAGCTCAAAGAGAAAATATCTTTCATACTTGTGCAATTATTGATGGAAAAGGTTGCAGTTTGATAATTAGTGGAGGTAGCTATGTGAACGTGGCAAGTAACTTGCTTGTTGATAAACTGAAATTGCCAATCATGAAGCATCCACATCCATATAGATTGCAATGGTTGAATAATGGAAGTGAATTGAAGGTGATAAGGCAGGTTAGATTAATGTTTAGCATTGGGCGATATAGTGATGAAGTAATATGTGATGTTATTCTCATGCATGCAAGCCATATACTACATGGTAGGCCATGGTA
This sequence is a window from Hevea brasiliensis isolate MT/VB/25A 57/8 chromosome 10, ASM3005281v1, whole genome shotgun sequence. Protein-coding genes within it:
- the LOC110642872 gene encoding septum-promoting GTP-binding protein 1 isoform X1; the protein is MVRFNLRLKLQRRISIIRRSILRLWNEILMCSVGKPIHCRMLPPHHLPVSSSSETASGEFVSGIVTPSPPPPTTLTAAEAMFHNQHEINNNGNKDSDLVALKISLLGDCQIGKTSFLAKYVGNEIEEGRILKDGMNMMDKTLLVKGARISYSLWEVDGDEGSIQQIPLACKDSVAILIMFDLTSRLTLNSVIKWYQEARKWNQTAIPIIIGTKFDDFIQLPIDLQWAIASQARAYAKALNATLFFSSATYNINVNKIFKFITAKLFDLPWKPERNLTIGEPIIDF
- the LOC110642872 gene encoding septum-promoting GTP-binding protein 1 isoform X2, yielding MVRFNLRLKLQRRISIIRRSILRLWNEILMCSVGKPIHCRMLPPHHLPVSSSSETASGEFVSGIVTPSPPPPTTLTAAEAMFHNQHEINNNGNKDSDLVALKISLLGDCQIGKTSFLAKYVGNEIEEGRILKDGMNMMDKTLLVKGDEGSIQQIPLACKDSVAILIMFDLTSRLTLNSVIKWYQEARKWNQTAIPIIIGTKFDDFIQLPIDLQWAIASQARAYAKALNATLFFSSATYNINVNKIFKFITAKLFDLPWKPERNLTIGEPIIDF